The genomic stretch AATCCTCGATGCGCGTCTTGGGCACAGGGGTGCCGTTCAGCACCAGCTGCCCGCTGCGCATCTCGATCGTGTCGCCGGGCAGGGCGATGACCCGCTTGATATAGTCGGTCCCGTCGATCGGATGCTTGAAGATAACGACATCGCCGCGCTCGGGCTGCTGCGCCAGGATTCGCCCTGGAATCAGCGGCACTTCGCCGGGAAGCGAGTATCGCGAATAGCCATAGGACCACTTGGAGGCGAGCAGGTAGTCGCCGTTCCACAGGCGTGGCAGCATGCTTTCCGACGGGATCGAGAAGGGAGAGAAGAAGAAGCTGCGGAATATTAGCACCGCAACCACCAGCTTCAGCACGAACCCCAGGAAACTTCCCCAGGTCTCGCGCTTTTCCTCACCACCCTCGGGCGATGCAATCGTATCTTCGGTCTTTCCATCCATTGCTGACGTCCCTAGTCGCCACTTCAACGCCAAGGAAGGATTTTTGCATGAGTTCCCCCGTCCAGTCCGCCTGGGACAATCTCCGCGCCCTGCCGAACCGCACGCTTGTCGAGCTTTTCGAGGATGGCGAACGGGTCGGGAAAATGGGGGGCAGGATCGAATGGGACGCGGAAGAGGGAAGCAATGGCATCCTGTTCGACTGGTCCAAGACGCACCTTTCGGATGAACTCCTTGGCGGCTTCGAAGCGCTTGCAGCGGCGACCGATTTTGGCGGCAAACGCGCAGCCTTGCTGACCGGGGAAAAGATCAACGTGACCGAAGGCCGCGCGGTCGAACATACCGCACAGCGCGGGATCGGGGCGGAACCTTCGGTAGAAGAGGCGATGGCACTCCACGCCCGCATGCGCATGCTGGTCGAGGCGATCCACCAGGGCGCTCTCGGCGAGGTAAAGCACCTCATCCATATCGGCATCGGCGGCAGCGCATTGGGTCCGGCGCTAGCAGTCAATGCGCTCACCCGCGACCTCGAACTGGTCGATGTGCATGTCGTTTCGAACATCGATGGCGTCGCGCTGGAAGAGGCGTTCGCCGCGTGCGATCCGGCGACGACGCTGGTCGCTGTGGCGAGCAAGACCTTCACCACGATCGAGACCATGACCAATGCGCAGAGCGCGCTGAAATGGCTGTCCGACAACGGCGTGACCGACCCTTCGGGCCGGGTGATTGCACTGACCGCTTCCCCTGAAAAGGCGGTCGAATGGGGTGTCGATGAAACCCGCATCCTGCCTTTCGCCGAAAGCGTAGGCGGTCGTTACTCGATCTGGTCTTCCATCGGTTTCCCCGTCGCGCTGGCCGTTGGCTGGGACGAATTCGAAGCCATGCTGGCGGGCGCAAGGGCAGTCGACGTGCACTTCAGCGAGACAGAGGGGCGCCACAACCTGCCCCTGCGCGCCGCATTCGCCGACCAATATTATGCTCGCCTGCGCGGATGCGAGACCCGCGCGGTCTTTGCCTATGACGAACGACTGGGCCTGTTTCCCGATTACCTCCAGCAGCTGGAAATGGAATCGAATGGCAAGCGCGTGACGAGCGAGGGCGAGCCGGTCAATGGGCCGACCGCGCCGATCACCTGGGGCGGGGTGGGGACGGATGCCCAGCATGCGGTTTTCCAGCTGCTGCACCAAGGCACGCACCTCGTGCCGGTCGACTTCATCGCCAGCATTGCGCCGGGCGACGCGCTGGACCCCGCGCATCACCAGATCCTTCTGACCAATTGCTTTGCGCAAGGCGCAGCGCTGATGGCCGGCGGCAACATGGCTGCAGATGGCAAGGACCCGGCGCGCGCCTTCCCCGGCGACAGGCCGAGTGCGACCATGCTGTGCGACGATCTCGATGCTGCGACTCTAGGCGCCCTCATCGCTTTTCACGAACACCGGACGTTTGCGAATGGCGTGCTGATGGGGATCAATCCCTTCGACCAGTTCGGCGTGGAGCTGGGCAAGAAAATGGCGAAGGACATCGAGGGCGGAGAGGCTTCCTTCGATCCCAGCACGACAGAACTGCTGAAGGCTGCGGGGCTGGGAGGCTGAAGACCTTCCCTGCGCGCTAGATCGCGGGGTCGACTGCTCTGCGATAGAGGTGCCAGGTCGCGTGGCCCAGCACGGGCAGGACGACCAGCAGGCCGAGGAACAGCGGGATCATCGCAGCGAAAACGCTGACCGCAACCATTGCTGCCCAGAACAGCATCACCGCAAGGTTGCTGCGCACGAAACGTACGCTCACGATCGTTGCGGAGATGAAGTCGACTTCGCGGTCGATCAGCATGGGGAAGCTGATGACGGTCATGGAGAAAAAGGCGAACGCCATCGCTCCACCGATCAGGCTGCCGACAACCAGCATTGCCACGCCCGGCCCCGATCCAAGCGTCTCGAGCCAGTCTGCCCCGAGACCGGATTCGCCCAGGAATATGCCGAAAATGCCGTGGGCGATGATCACCCAGAAGGAAAAGACGACGAAGGCAATCACGCCCATCAGTGGCAGCTGGTCGTCACCCCGGCCCCTGACGGCGGTGAGGATTGAGGCCCAGCGGATCGGCTCGCCCGACTGGATGCGGCGACTTACCTCGTAAAGGCCGGCTGCGGCAAAGGGAGCGAGGATCGGGAAACCGGCGGCGGCGGGGATCAGCCACGCCATGTCAGAGCGGCCATCGAGGACGAAGAACAGGAACAGGCCCGCAGCGACGAATATGCCGGAAAAGAACAGGCCGCAGGTCGGGCGGGTTCGGTAATCCCGCCATCCCGCGCCGAGCGCCCGAAACAGGTCGCCGATCGTCAGGTCGCTTGCCACTGGCATTGCGGCCGCTTGCGGTTGAACCGTCGTTTCCATCGCCCTCTCCCCATGAAAGCTGGCAGCGAAATTGGCTCAA from Altererythrobacter epoxidivorans encodes the following:
- a CDS encoding DUF2189 domain-containing protein; this encodes METTVQPQAAAMPVASDLTIGDLFRALGAGWRDYRTRPTCGLFFSGIFVAAGLFLFFVLDGRSDMAWLIPAAAGFPILAPFAAAGLYEVSRRIQSGEPIRWASILTAVRGRGDDQLPLMGVIAFVVFSFWVIIAHGIFGIFLGESGLGADWLETLGSGPGVAMLVVGSLIGGAMAFAFFSMTVISFPMLIDREVDFISATIVSVRFVRSNLAVMLFWAAMVAVSVFAAMIPLFLGLLVVLPVLGHATWHLYRRAVDPAI
- the pgi gene encoding glucose-6-phosphate isomerase, with translation MSSPVQSAWDNLRALPNRTLVELFEDGERVGKMGGRIEWDAEEGSNGILFDWSKTHLSDELLGGFEALAAATDFGGKRAALLTGEKINVTEGRAVEHTAQRGIGAEPSVEEAMALHARMRMLVEAIHQGALGEVKHLIHIGIGGSALGPALAVNALTRDLELVDVHVVSNIDGVALEEAFAACDPATTLVAVASKTFTTIETMTNAQSALKWLSDNGVTDPSGRVIALTASPEKAVEWGVDETRILPFAESVGGRYSIWSSIGFPVALAVGWDEFEAMLAGARAVDVHFSETEGRHNLPLRAAFADQYYARLRGCETRAVFAYDERLGLFPDYLQQLEMESNGKRVTSEGEPVNGPTAPITWGGVGTDAQHAVFQLLHQGTHLVPVDFIASIAPGDALDPAHHQILLTNCFAQGAALMAGGNMAADGKDPARAFPGDRPSATMLCDDLDAATLGALIAFHEHRTFANGVLMGINPFDQFGVELGKKMAKDIEGGEASFDPSTTELLKAAGLGG
- the lepB gene encoding signal peptidase I gives rise to the protein MDGKTEDTIASPEGGEEKRETWGSFLGFVLKLVVAVLIFRSFFFSPFSIPSESMLPRLWNGDYLLASKWSYGYSRYSLPGEVPLIPGRILAQQPERGDVVIFKHPIDGTDYIKRVIALPGDTIEMRSGQLVLNGTPVPKTRIEDFMIPVSPNTPCAWGATPGKDADGGDVCRYMRYRETLPSGKTYEVLDFGMTPADNYGPAIVPEDRMFVMGDNRDNSQDSRFPAMPAGGVGLVPQANLVGKASVMMWSTDGSAEWIKPWTWFSAARWNRMGSGI